In the Candidatus Woesearchaeota archaeon genome, one interval contains:
- a CDS encoding cobalamin-binding protein, whose translation MKIVSLAPSNTEILFALGMGKYIEAVTRFCDYPDDAKFKKKVGGWLDIRTEIVEKARPDLVFTSNYLQSEIVERLHKAKLKVIHVDPRSLDEVYESILTIGDAVGKSERAAGLVDEMKRRLNSIAEKSRKRQKLRVYCEEWHKPPTVSGNWVPELLEISGAVSYCAKGKKSYEVEVDQIAKFNPHLAIISWCGFGRRMDLKKVAMRPLWNKIPAFKNNRIFAIDDSFLNRPGPRLVEGARQISAILDKISSSHNNA comes from the coding sequence ATGAAAATTGTGTCATTGGCGCCGTCGAATACTGAAATCCTGTTCGCATTAGGCATGGGGAAGTACATAGAGGCAGTAACAAGATTCTGCGATTACCCGGATGATGCGAAGTTCAAGAAGAAAGTGGGAGGTTGGCTTGACATCAGGACGGAAATAGTGGAAAAGGCCAGGCCCGACCTTGTCTTCACAAGCAACTACCTGCAATCTGAAATTGTGGAAAGGCTGCACAAGGCTAAATTAAAAGTCATTCATGTCGATCCGAGATCCCTGGATGAGGTTTATGAAAGCATATTGACCATCGGGGATGCAGTTGGCAAAAGCGAACGGGCAGCGGGGCTTGTAGATGAAATGAAACGGCGGCTGAATTCGATTGCAGAAAAATCCAGAAAACGCCAAAAATTGAGGGTCTACTGCGAGGAATGGCACAAGCCACCCACAGTTTCGGGAAATTGGGTGCCTGAACTCCTTGAGATTTCAGGCGCTGTATCATATTGTGCCAAGGGGAAAAAAAGCTATGAGGTTGAAGTCGACCAAATTGCAAAGTTCAATCCGCATCTGGCAATTATCTCATGGTGCGGGTTTGGAAGGAGGATGGACCTGAAAAAAGTCGCCATGCGCCCTTTGTGGAATAAGATACCCGCCTTCAAGAATAACAGGATATTTGCAATTGATGACTCCTTCCTGAACAGGCCAGGCCCGAGGCTGGTGGAGGGCGCGCGCCAAATCTCAGCCATACTTGACAAAATAAGCAGTTCGCATAATAATGCTTAG
- a CDS encoding ferredoxin, which translates to MGKFKLEHDRPNCIGCAACAAVAPDFWEMNDDGKSDIIDAPVREDAWQEKEIDEKDFQANKEAADACPVNVIHITDKESKKKII; encoded by the coding sequence ATGGGAAAATTCAAATTGGAGCATGACAGGCCAAACTGCATTGGCTGTGCGGCATGCGCAGCAGTGGCCCCGGATTTCTGGGAAATGAATGATGACGGCAAGTCAGACATAATTGATGCCCCTGTTCGGGAGGATGCCTGGCAGGAAAAGGAAATTGATGAGAAAGATTTCCAGGCGAACAAGGAAGCAGCGGACGCATGCCCGGTGAATGTCATACACATCACGGACAAGGAGAGCAAAAAGAAGATAATCTAA
- the lipA gene encoding lipoyl synthase gives MDPNLISIEPIQQKPPWLKIRPPSSGTFGHIKDIVAQSGVATVCQEAHCPNMSECWSGGTATFMVMGDTCTRACKFCAVKTAFPAPPLNINEPRNLALAISKMNLDYVVVTSVDRDDIKDQGASHFAECIRQLREHAPGVLVEVLIPDFRGKDELIQMIVDAKPDVIAHNIETVKSLQRKVRDPRANYEQSLHVLDYVKKADLSIHTKSSIMLGLGEQEDEVIDAMHDLKAIGVSIVTFGQYLRPSSWHIPVAEYVKPEQFELFRQKGEEIGFAFVASGPFVRSSYRAGELFIKNILQKQKA, from the coding sequence ATGGATCCAAACCTAATAAGCATTGAACCTATCCAGCAAAAGCCTCCATGGCTCAAAATACGGCCACCCAGCTCCGGTACTTTTGGGCACATCAAGGATATTGTCGCGCAAAGCGGGGTTGCAACTGTATGCCAGGAAGCGCATTGCCCCAATATGTCTGAATGCTGGAGCGGCGGGACTGCAACATTCATGGTAATGGGCGATACCTGCACAAGGGCATGCAAGTTTTGCGCTGTCAAAACAGCGTTTCCTGCGCCTCCACTGAACATAAACGAACCAAGGAACCTTGCGCTGGCAATTTCAAAAATGAACCTTGATTATGTTGTTGTAACATCTGTTGACCGCGACGACATCAAGGACCAGGGCGCATCCCACTTTGCCGAGTGCATCAGGCAGTTGCGCGAGCATGCGCCAGGAGTTCTCGTTGAAGTCCTAATCCCTGATTTCAGGGGCAAGGATGAATTGATACAGATGATTGTGGACGCAAAGCCAGACGTAATAGCGCACAACATCGAGACAGTCAAGTCGCTTCAGCGAAAAGTCAGGGATCCAAGGGCGAATTATGAGCAAAGCCTGCATGTCCTGGACTATGTCAAAAAAGCGGACCTGTCGATCCATACAAAATCATCCATAATGCTTGGCCTGGGCGAGCAGGAAGATGAGGTCATTGATGCCATGCACGACCTGAAGGCAATAGGGGTTTCCATTGTGACATTTGGACAATACCTTAGGCCAAGCAGCTGGCACATTCCCGTGGCAGAATATGTAAAGCCAGAGCAATTTGAGCTTTTCAGGCAGAAAGGCGAAGAAATTGGCTTTGCCTTTGTCGCATCAGGACCCTTTGTGCGCAGCAGCTACCGCGCCGGGGAGCTATTCATCAAGAATATTTTGCAAAAGCAGAAAGCTTAA
- the pdhA gene encoding pyruvate dehydrogenase (acetyl-transferring) E1 component subunit alpha, with amino-acid sequence MPKKVTHTFDIEYLQIMDENGNVDTELMPNIPDADLKKFYEQMHTIRAFDKKCLALQRQGKLGTYAMVHGQEASQVGTASLLHKEDWMFPSYRESGAMIVRGMPLATLLQYWAGDERGQHIPEGENDFTVAIPIASQIPHAVGAAWAFKYKGTKQASMVYFGDGSTSKGDFHEAMNFAAVFQLPVIFICQNNQFAISLSRNKQTMSATIAQKGIAYNVPSIQVDGNDIFAVLSATAEALERARAGNGPTFIECVTYRISDHTTSDDASRYRSKEEVEEWTKKDPIDRLKKYMESKGIWNQEYQNTVEANASKKVEDAVKQMESVTPQTVDDLFSYVFAEMPPQLKEQLAYLKQMESQKETQKESQKK; translated from the coding sequence ATGCCAAAAAAGGTGACACATACATTTGACATCGAGTATCTGCAGATAATGGATGAAAATGGCAATGTAGACACAGAGCTAATGCCAAACATACCTGACGCTGACCTGAAAAAATTCTATGAGCAAATGCACACTATCAGGGCTTTTGACAAGAAATGCCTGGCATTGCAGCGGCAGGGAAAGCTTGGGACTTATGCAATGGTCCACGGGCAGGAAGCATCCCAGGTCGGGACAGCATCCCTGCTGCATAAGGAAGACTGGATGTTCCCGAGCTACAGGGAAAGCGGGGCCATGATTGTGCGCGGCATGCCATTAGCCACGCTCCTGCAATACTGGGCAGGAGATGAAAGAGGGCAGCATATTCCTGAAGGCGAAAATGACTTTACTGTGGCCATTCCCATTGCCAGCCAGATACCACATGCAGTAGGGGCAGCATGGGCTTTCAAGTATAAGGGCACAAAGCAGGCCAGCATGGTCTATTTCGGGGACGGCTCAACTTCCAAGGGCGATTTCCACGAGGCCATGAACTTTGCGGCAGTGTTCCAGCTTCCTGTGATTTTCATATGCCAGAACAACCAGTTTGCCATTTCTCTTTCACGAAACAAGCAGACCATGTCAGCCACAATTGCGCAAAAAGGCATTGCGTACAATGTCCCATCAATCCAGGTTGACGGCAATGACATCTTTGCGGTCTTATCAGCAACTGCAGAAGCCCTGGAAAGGGCACGGGCAGGGAATGGCCCAACATTTATCGAATGCGTGACCTACAGGATTTCCGACCATACTACATCTGATGACGCGTCACGCTACCGCTCAAAAGAGGAAGTGGAGGAATGGACAAAAAAAGACCCGATTGACAGGCTTAAGAAATACATGGAATCCAAGGGAATCTGGAACCAGGAATATCAAAATACTGTTGAAGCCAATGCATCAAAAAAGGTTGAAGACGCAGTGAAACAGATGGAAAGCGTGACCCCTCAAACAGTGGACGACCTTTTCAGTTATGTGTTTGCTGAAATGCCTCCTCAACTCAAGGAACAGCTTGCATACTTAAAGCAAATGGAGTCACAGAAGGAGACACAAAAGGAATCACAAAAGAAGTGA
- a CDS encoding alpha-ketoacid dehydrogenase subunit beta → MATQTMNMVQAINLTLKKELARDNSVILIGEDIGRNGGVFRVTDGLQKEFGEKRVVDTPLAELGIISIAFGMAVAGLKPVAEIQFGGFVYSGMDHIIDHISRIRNRTRGRFTCPMVIRTPYSAGIRALEHHSESMESIFVHTPGLKVVIPSSPYEAKGLLTSAIRDPDPVIFFEPSRVYRAIKEEVPEEDYTIPLGKANVAHEGSDITVISYGAMMKTVLQAFELLKSKYSIEVIDLRTLSPLDEDTIINSVKKTGRCVVVHEAPKTLGMGAEITALINEKAMLNLEAPVERVASFDIPVPFLQMETHYFPDINRVVAGIEKVMNF, encoded by the coding sequence ATGGCAACCCAAACAATGAACATGGTACAGGCGATTAACCTGACCCTGAAAAAGGAGCTGGCACGAGACAACAGCGTTATTCTCATTGGCGAAGACATTGGCAGGAATGGCGGCGTTTTCCGCGTGACAGATGGCCTGCAAAAGGAATTCGGTGAAAAAAGGGTTGTTGACACTCCTCTGGCCGAGCTGGGCATAATCAGCATTGCATTTGGCATGGCCGTTGCCGGCCTGAAGCCTGTTGCTGAAATCCAGTTTGGAGGATTTGTTTATTCAGGCATGGACCACATTATTGACCATATCTCAAGAATCAGAAACAGGACCAGGGGGAGGTTTACCTGCCCAATGGTCATCAGGACCCCTTACAGCGCCGGGATAAGGGCATTGGAGCATCATTCAGAAAGCATGGAAAGCATTTTTGTGCACACTCCTGGCCTGAAGGTTGTTATCCCCTCATCGCCATATGAAGCCAAAGGCCTTTTGACGTCAGCCATCCGCGACCCAGACCCTGTTATTTTCTTTGAACCTTCAAGGGTTTACAGGGCAATCAAGGAAGAAGTGCCGGAAGAGGATTATACAATCCCGCTCGGCAAGGCAAATGTTGCACACGAAGGCTCAGACATCACAGTCATCAGCTATGGGGCCATGATGAAAACAGTCCTGCAGGCTTTCGAGCTGCTTAAATCAAAATACAGCATTGAGGTAATTGACCTGCGCACCCTGTCCCCACTTGATGAGGATACTATCATCAATTCAGTCAAGAAAACAGGAAGGTGCGTTGTTGTGCATGAGGCCCCGAAAACACTTGGAATGGGCGCTGAAATCACAGCATTAATAAATGAAAAGGCCATGCTTAATCTGGAGGCGCCTGTGGAGAGGGTTGCCTCTTTTGATATCCCAGTCCCATTTTTGCAGATGGAGACCCATTATTTTCCTGACATAAACCGGGTTGTGGCGGGCATAGAAAAAGTCATGAACTTTTAA
- a CDS encoding SDR family oxidoreductase, with translation MSTSKKINMDIDFTGKGTGKGTALKGKVALVTGSGKGIGAAIAAKLAGMGASVILHYNTSSDSANKLFQSIKRISPKSIVMRADLMIREEAEELFEAIRNNYGRLDILVNTAGDFIWKKIDETDEKEVDHVLHNNILTAYLCMQLAFPLMKKNKYGRIVNFGTVGCERIMVREMTAPYYAAKTGLLILSKSLATSYAKYGITINMISPGMLPTSVSLPPKKEMPMGKYAGYDDIINALLFILSDSSSYITGANIEVAGGWFPGVNFSTKK, from the coding sequence ATGAGCACGAGCAAGAAAATAAACATGGACATTGATTTTACAGGGAAAGGCACGGGGAAAGGAACAGCCTTGAAAGGAAAGGTTGCATTGGTCACTGGCAGCGGAAAGGGCATTGGGGCGGCAATAGCCGCGAAGCTGGCAGGCATGGGTGCCTCGGTGATTCTGCATTACAACACTAGCAGCGACTCGGCCAATAAACTATTCCAGTCAATAAAACGAATATCCCCGAAATCAATCGTGATGCGAGCTGACCTAATGATACGCGAAGAGGCTGAAGAATTGTTTGAGGCGATAAGGAATAATTATGGCAGGCTCGACATCTTAGTCAATACAGCCGGTGACTTTATCTGGAAAAAAATCGATGAGACAGATGAGAAGGAAGTGGATCATGTGCTCCACAACAACATCCTTACAGCCTATCTATGCATGCAACTGGCCTTTCCCCTAATGAAAAAGAACAAATATGGCAGGATAGTGAACTTTGGGACAGTTGGTTGCGAGAGAATAATGGTGCGTGAAATGACCGCGCCATATTATGCTGCCAAGACGGGCCTGCTGATCCTTTCAAAATCACTTGCAACATCCTATGCAAAGTATGGGATAACAATCAACATGATATCCCCTGGCATGCTTCCAACTAGTGTCTCTTTGCCGCCCAAAAAAGAGATGCCAATGGGAAAATATGCAGGCTATGATGACATCATCAATGCCCTGCTTTTTATCCTTTCGGACTCTTCATCTTACATAACCGGGGCAAACATCGAGGTTGCAGGCGGATGGTTTCCGGGAGTAAATTTTTCCACAAAAAAATGA
- the lpdA gene encoding dihydrolipoyl dehydrogenase yields the protein MTAKKSCDVLVIGGGPGGYVAAIRLAQLGKKVILIEKQWLGGTCLNIGCIPSKALIHAADFYHKIKDAGKMGIGVGSVNLDLSKVQAWKNSVVAKLRNGVEYLCKVHNIEVIQGTGSLLSANSAMAKMTNEEIEIDFQQAILATGSTPIAFPGIDFDGEKIISSNHALELQEAPKNVVVIGGGYIGIEIGTFFAKAGSKVTIVERYPDLLMQTDRDIVDVVKHRKSMLGITVIPNTAVQGMDKTGPNVKLRLKDLASNNESEVEADKVFIAIGRKPLTHGIGLESVKVELDQKGFIKVNERFQTTESSIYAIGDLIGNPMLAHKAFMEGKMCAEIVAGARKEKETVTIPAVIFSDPEIAMVGLSETDAKTQGIEVKVSKFPFSALGRAFTMNDTAGFVKIVADAKTSKILGFHIVGPEASNLIGESSLALRLGAGLEEISSTVHPHPTLSEALGQAADLMLGKCVDFVEKKK from the coding sequence ATGACAGCCAAAAAAAGTTGCGATGTTCTTGTTATCGGCGGCGGGCCAGGCGGCTATGTTGCAGCGATCAGGCTTGCACAGCTCGGAAAAAAAGTTATCCTGATTGAAAAGCAATGGCTTGGAGGCACATGCCTGAACATTGGCTGCATACCTTCAAAGGCATTGATACATGCAGCAGATTTCTACCACAAAATAAAAGATGCCGGCAAAATGGGAATAGGTGTCGGGTCTGTAAACCTTGACCTCTCAAAAGTCCAGGCATGGAAAAACAGCGTTGTGGCAAAACTGAGAAATGGCGTGGAATACCTTTGCAAAGTGCATAACATTGAGGTCATCCAGGGAACAGGCTCACTGCTTTCTGCTAATTCAGCAATGGCCAAGATGACTAATGAGGAAATTGAAATTGATTTCCAGCAGGCAATCCTGGCAACTGGCTCAACGCCGATTGCCTTTCCGGGAATAGACTTTGACGGTGAAAAAATAATATCATCCAACCATGCCCTGGAACTGCAGGAGGCCCCAAAAAATGTTGTTGTTATTGGCGGAGGCTACATCGGGATAGAGATTGGAACTTTTTTTGCCAAGGCAGGAAGCAAGGTGACAATTGTTGAGAGGTACCCTGACCTGCTGATGCAGACTGACAGGGATATTGTTGATGTGGTCAAGCACAGGAAGTCAATGCTTGGGATAACTGTCATTCCCAACACGGCTGTGCAGGGCATGGACAAAACCGGGCCAAATGTCAAGCTGAGGCTCAAGGATTTGGCCAGCAATAATGAATCTGAAGTGGAGGCTGACAAAGTCTTCATTGCAATAGGGAGGAAGCCCCTCACTCATGGCATTGGCCTGGAATCGGTCAAAGTTGAGCTTGACCAAAAAGGGTTTATCAAGGTAAATGAAAGGTTCCAGACAACGGAAAGCAGCATTTATGCAATCGGGGACCTGATAGGCAATCCAATGCTGGCGCACAAGGCATTTATGGAAGGAAAAATGTGCGCGGAGATTGTGGCTGGCGCCAGAAAGGAAAAAGAAACCGTTACCATCCCTGCTGTCATATTCTCAGATCCTGAAATTGCAATGGTTGGCCTATCTGAAACAGATGCCAAGACGCAGGGAATAGAAGTCAAGGTTTCAAAATTCCCGTTCAGTGCACTAGGCAGGGCATTTACCATGAATGACACAGCCGGATTTGTCAAGATTGTGGCTGATGCGAAAACGAGCAAGATACTGGGATTTCACATTGTCGGGCCCGAAGCCTCCAACCTGATAGGAGAATCATCCCTGGCATTGAGGCTGGGCGCAGGGCTTGAGGAAATCAGCTCTACAGTGCACCCGCATCCGACCCTGTCTGAAGCGCTCGGCCAGGCAGCAGACTTAATGCTCGGCAAATGCGTGGATTTTGTGGAAAAGAAGAAGTAA
- the nth gene encoding endonuclease III produces the protein MKSANSKKIAGHLKNAERFTKIIRKLESNYPRAKIALNYSSPLQLLVAVILSAQCTDKRVNMVTPSLFREFPDAEAFANADIRELEQAVRSTGFYRNKAKNIRNACKMIISDFNGKVPDTMEQILQLPGVARKTANVVLGNAFGIIDGIAVDTHVARLSKRMGVTKNANPVKIEQDLMRIIPRSRWLDTAYLLIEHGRAVCKAPTPLCSKCPILQDCPRTGVNKSR, from the coding sequence ATGAAATCCGCAAATTCCAAGAAAATCGCAGGCCACCTGAAAAATGCAGAAAGATTCACGAAAATTATTCGAAAGCTCGAAAGCAATTATCCTAGGGCGAAAATTGCGCTGAATTATTCCAGCCCTCTGCAGCTTCTTGTGGCAGTGATTCTTTCCGCACAATGCACTGACAAAAGGGTGAATATGGTGACTCCCTCGTTATTCAGGGAATTTCCTGATGCTGAAGCATTTGCAAATGCAGACATAAGGGAATTAGAACAAGCCGTAAGGTCAACTGGATTTTACAGGAACAAGGCAAAGAACATCAGGAATGCATGCAAGATGATAATCTCGGATTTCAATGGAAAAGTACCTGATACCATGGAACAAATCCTCCAGCTCCCTGGCGTGGCAAGAAAGACAGCCAATGTTGTGCTTGGCAATGCATTCGGGATTATTGATGGGATTGCTGTTGACACCCATGTGGCCAGGCTGTCCAAAAGGATGGGGGTTACAAAAAATGCCAATCCTGTCAAAATTGAGCAGGACCTCATGAGAATAATCCCCAGAAGCAGGTGGCTGGATACAGCATATTTACTGATTGAGCACGGCAGGGCTGTTTGCAAAGCACCCACACCCCTATGCAGCAAATGCCCTATTCTGCAGGATTGCCCGAGAACAGGGGTGAATAAGTCCAGATGA
- a CDS encoding 4Fe-4S dicluster domain-containing protein, which translates to MPVFEITKADFSRFLQDIMKNYELIAPVKTDLVRFQPIKDISLIHLAENSFFPVKEFFFRKQETLFTFNGGKIEVKLDAPKKRAFFGLRRCDLNAIMHQDRAFLSNTPDPYYKAQRDGALLLGYHCNEAPSIYCFCGSMDLKDFFDIMFFDRGRCYLAETGSEKGEAVIAKSKKMFKPSNYSITESDKKIEGTDRLLNKDISELYDHPDWKKGVDMCISCGACTSLCPTCYCFEVHDQTELKDPKKSKRERTWSSCQVKEFTKVAGGHVFRDKREDRFKHRIYHQLEYFREQHGIDLCVGCGRCITACPTKIDFVKIINEMK; encoded by the coding sequence ATGCCAGTCTTTGAAATAACCAAGGCAGATTTCAGCAGGTTCTTGCAGGATATTATGAAAAACTATGAGCTTATAGCCCCTGTTAAGACTGACCTTGTAAGATTTCAGCCAATAAAGGACATCTCTCTCATCCACCTTGCAGAAAATTCATTTTTTCCAGTCAAAGAATTTTTTTTCAGGAAGCAGGAAACACTGTTCACTTTTAATGGCGGGAAAATTGAAGTAAAGCTTGATGCTCCAAAGAAAAGGGCTTTTTTTGGGCTGAGAAGATGCGACCTGAACGCCATAATGCACCAGGACAGGGCATTCCTGTCAAATACCCCTGACCCATATTACAAAGCGCAGCGCGATGGAGCCCTGCTTTTAGGCTATCACTGCAACGAAGCGCCAAGCATCTACTGCTTCTGCGGCAGCATGGACCTAAAGGATTTCTTTGACATCATGTTCTTTGACAGGGGGCGCTGCTACCTGGCCGAGACTGGCAGTGAAAAAGGCGAAGCAGTGATTGCGAAGTCAAAAAAAATGTTCAAGCCAAGCAATTACAGCATTACCGAGTCTGACAAGAAAATTGAGGGCACGGACCGGCTGCTCAACAAGGATATTTCTGAACTGTACGACCACCCGGACTGGAAAAAGGGAGTGGACATGTGCATAAGCTGCGGAGCATGCACAAGCCTTTGCCCGACCTGCTACTGCTTTGAGGTGCACGACCAGACGGAGTTAAAAGACCCAAAAAAATCAAAGCGGGAAAGAACATGGTCATCATGCCAGGTGAAGGAATTTACCAAGGTTGCAGGCGGCCATGTATTCAGGGACAAGCGGGAGGACAGGTTTAAGCACCGCATCTATCACCAGCTGGAGTATTTCAGGGAACAGCACGGCATTGACTTATGCGTTGGCTGCGGAAGATGCATAACAGCATGCCCGACCAAGATTGATTTTGTAAAAATAATCAATGAGATGAAATGA
- a CDS encoding lipoate--protein ligase family protein: protein MAKWRMLRLQANDAFINMALDEAISKSVAESKSVPTIRFYTWEPSAVSIGFFQGIHEEVNLNKCRELGVDVVRRRTGGGAVYHDSSGEITYSVIAPEKMMPKGITESYHLICGWIVKSLDLLGIKSEFKPINDIITDFKKISGNAQTRRDGILLQHGTILYDLDVEKMFSMLKVGQEKISDKMIADVKQRVTSVLQQKNIPIEELYDALVHGFGDGKDFDFAGLTEEEMIQASLLAESRYKTEEWNFMR from the coding sequence ATGGCAAAATGGAGAATGCTTAGGCTTCAGGCAAATGATGCTTTTATTAACATGGCTTTGGATGAGGCTATCTCCAAGTCCGTTGCTGAGAGCAAATCCGTGCCAACCATTAGATTTTACACCTGGGAGCCAAGTGCTGTGAGCATAGGCTTTTTCCAGGGTATTCATGAAGAGGTCAACCTCAATAAGTGCAGGGAGCTTGGAGTGGATGTTGTCAGGCGCAGGACAGGCGGAGGCGCTGTATACCATGATTCCAGTGGAGAAATAACCTACAGCGTAATTGCGCCTGAAAAGATGATGCCAAAGGGCATCACTGAATCCTATCACCTTATTTGCGGATGGATTGTTAAATCCCTGGACTTGTTGGGAATAAAAAGCGAATTCAAGCCGATAAATGACATTATAACTGACTTTAAGAAAATCTCAGGCAATGCACAGACGCGAAGGGACGGCATTTTGCTCCAGCATGGAACAATTTTATATGACCTTGATGTGGAAAAGATGTTTTCCATGCTTAAGGTCGGCCAGGAAAAGATTTCCGACAAGATGATTGCTGATGTGAAGCAGAGGGTCACCTCGGTCCTGCAGCAAAAGAATATTCCCATTGAAGAGCTGTATGATGCTCTTGTGCATGGCTTTGGCGATGGCAAGGACTTTGATTTTGCCGGGCTGACCGAAGAGGAGATGATTCAAGCTTCACTGCTTGCCGAGTCGAGATACAAGACAGAAGAGTGGAATTTTATGAGATAG
- a CDS encoding 2-oxo acid dehydrogenase subunit E2 encodes MAYEFKFPDVGEGITEGKLVAWKVKEGESVKQDQPLAEVETDKAIVEIPAPKPGKVSKLHAKEGETILVGNVLVTFDDGTGPAAPATAESRQAAPARQEQPPKQEAREPQHEQTAAEKAGSVVGFLEEAKDVSPRPAGPEKAAQARKAVIATLAVKKLAKDLNVHIEEIQGTGPGGRITSEDIRAAAGEPSQPKAFSTEKALPDELRKYDFYGFIEPTPMSSIRKAIAHKMVESSFTAPQVTHMDEADITVLHEIREKEKKNAQEKGVKLTYLPFIIKAAISALKMHPLLNSELNEEKEEIIIKKYYNIGIAVDTPDGLLVAVLKKADTKPILELASEIVQLATLAKDRKLGLSDMKGSSFTITNVGAIGGTHFTPILNHPEAAILGLGKMMDKPLAIDGKVEIRKVLPLSLTFDHRVVDGAEAARFMNDIIRHLEDPDLILVEGS; translated from the coding sequence ATGGCATATGAATTCAAGTTTCCGGATGTGGGAGAGGGCATTACTGAAGGCAAGCTTGTAGCCTGGAAAGTAAAAGAGGGCGAATCTGTAAAGCAGGACCAGCCCTTGGCAGAAGTCGAGACTGACAAGGCCATTGTGGAAATTCCGGCGCCTAAGCCAGGCAAAGTTTCCAAGCTCCATGCCAAGGAAGGAGAGACAATCCTGGTGGGCAATGTTCTGGTGACCTTTGATGACGGAACAGGGCCGGCTGCTCCAGCCACTGCAGAGTCCAGGCAGGCCGCGCCTGCAAGACAGGAGCAGCCTCCTAAACAAGAGGCGCGCGAGCCACAGCATGAGCAAACAGCTGCTGAAAAAGCAGGGTCAGTAGTTGGCTTTCTCGAAGAGGCAAAAGATGTTTCACCAAGGCCAGCAGGGCCTGAAAAAGCAGCCCAGGCAAGGAAGGCAGTCATTGCAACGCTGGCTGTCAAGAAACTTGCCAAGGACCTCAATGTCCATATCGAGGAAATCCAGGGAACAGGGCCAGGCGGCAGGATTACATCAGAGGATATCAGGGCAGCTGCCGGCGAACCCAGCCAGCCTAAAGCATTTTCAACAGAAAAGGCACTGCCTGATGAGTTGAGGAAGTACGACTTCTATGGCTTTATCGAGCCAACCCCGATGAGCAGCATAAGGAAGGCTATTGCCCATAAGATGGTTGAATCATCTTTTACAGCTCCACAAGTGACGCACATGGACGAGGCCGATATAACAGTCTTGCATGAAATCCGTGAAAAGGAAAAAAAGAACGCACAGGAAAAGGGAGTGAAGCTTACATACCTGCCGTTTATAATCAAGGCTGCAATTTCAGCCCTGAAGATGCACCCTCTTTTGAATTCAGAGCTCAACGAAGAAAAAGAGGAAATCATAATCAAAAAATATTACAACATTGGAATAGCTGTTGACACGCCGGACGGGCTTCTGGTTGCTGTACTAAAGAAGGCAGATACAAAGCCCATATTGGAGCTTGCTTCTGAGATTGTCCAGCTGGCAACTTTGGCAAAAGACAGGAAATTGGGATTAAGTGACATGAAAGGCAGCAGCTTTACCATAACAAATGTGGGCGCTATTGGAGGAACACATTTTACGCCAATCCTGAACCATCCTGAGGCAGCTATTCTCGGCCTTGGGAAAATGATGGACAAGCCCCTGGCAATTGACGGGAAAGTGGAAATAAGGAAAGTGCTTCCCCTGTCCCTGACTTTCGACCACAGGGTGGTTGACGGGGCTGAAGCCGCAAGATTCATGAACGACATAATAAGGCATCTGGAAGACCCTGACCTGATACTGGTGGAGGGCTCATGA